In Oreochromis niloticus isolate F11D_XX linkage group LG5, O_niloticus_UMD_NMBU, whole genome shotgun sequence, a single window of DNA contains:
- the b9d2 gene encoding B9 domain-containing protein 2: protein MAELHIIGQIIGASGFPEKTLFCKWGIHTGEAWRLLSGLKEGQTQVDSPQIGDIAYWSHPIDLHYATKGLQGWPKIHLEVWHQDSFGRCQLYGYGFCHVPSSPGHHRISCATWRPVGSWQERLAQMFVGGGPQLLSPDLIYSGADRYRLHTEAMGTVELELGIITRHFDKYGVEC, encoded by the coding sequence ATGGCAGAGCTGCACATTATAGGGCAGATCATTGGTGCAAGTGGTTTCCCGGAAAAGACTTTGTTTTGCAAATGGGGAATTCATACGGGAGAAGCATGGCGGCTTTTATCCGGGCTGAAGGAGGGTCAGACCCAGGTGGATAGCCCCCAAATCGGAGACATAGCGTACTGGAGCCACCCGATCGATCTGCACTACGCGACCAAAGGGCTGCAAGGCTGGCCGAAGATTCACCTAGAGGTGTGGCATCAGGATTCTTTCGGACGGTGCCAACTCTATGGTTATGGTTTCTGCCACGTCCCTTCTAGTCCGGGACATCACCGAATAAGCTGTGCGACCTGGAGGCCTGTGGGCTCCTGGCAAGAACGGCTGGCGCAAATGTTCGTCGGCGGAGGTCCCCAGCTCCTCAGCCCTGACCTGATCTACAGCGGGGCGGACAGATACAGACTGCACACCGAAGCCATGGGGACTGTGGAGCTGGAGCTGGGCATCATCACGAGACACTTTGACAAATATGGTGTCGAGTGTTGA